Proteins from a single region of Streptomyces vinaceus:
- a CDS encoding ATP-binding cassette domain-containing protein: MSMDRPALHDADSHDLIRVHGARVNNLKDVSIEIPKRRLTVFTGVSGSGKSSLVFDTIAAESQRLINETYSAFVQGFMPTLARPEVDVLDGLTTAITVDQQRMGGDPRSTVGTATDVNAMLRILFSRLGRPHIGSAKAFSFNVASISGAGAVTVRRGGQEVKEKRSFSITGGMCPRCEGRGAVTDIDLTQLYDDTKSLNEGAFTIPGYTGGGWNSRLYIESGFFDPDKPIAKYTKKELQDLLHREPTRMKIAGINMTYEGLIPRVQKSMLSKDTESMQPHIRAFVERAVTFTTCPDCAGTRLNEGARSSKIKRKNIADLCAMEIRDLAEWVRALDEPSVAPLLATLLGTLDSFVEIGLGYLSLDRASGTLSGGEAQRVKMIRHLGSSLTDVTYVFDEPTTGLHPHDIQRMNNLLLRLRDKGNTVLVVEHKPETIAIADHVVDLGPGAGSGGGTVCFEGTVEGLRTGGTITGRHFDDRASVKESVRKPTGTLEIRGAKAHNLRDVDVDFPLGVLTVVTGVAGSGKSSLVHGSIPSSEGVVSVDQGAIKGSRRSNPATYTGLLDPIRKAFAKANEVKPALFSANSEGACPTCNGAGVIYTDLAMMAGVATTCEECEGRRFDASVLDYHFGGKDISEVLAMSVTEAEAFFGAGEGHLPAAHRIVARLADVGLGYLTIGQPLTTLSGGERQRLKLATHMAEKGGVYVLDEPTAGLHLADVEHLLGLLDRLVDSGKSVIVVEHHQAVMAHADWIIDLGPGAGHDGGRIVFEGTPAELVAARTTLTGEHLAAYVGG; this comes from the coding sequence ATGAGCATGGACAGGCCCGCGCTGCACGATGCCGACAGCCACGACCTGATCCGCGTGCACGGCGCGCGGGTGAACAACCTCAAGGACGTCAGCATCGAGATCCCCAAGCGGCGCCTGACGGTGTTCACCGGTGTCTCCGGCTCGGGCAAGAGCTCGCTGGTGTTCGACACGATCGCCGCCGAATCGCAGCGACTGATCAACGAGACGTACAGCGCCTTCGTGCAGGGCTTCATGCCGACGCTGGCCCGCCCCGAGGTCGACGTACTCGACGGTCTGACCACGGCCATCACCGTCGACCAGCAGCGGATGGGCGGTGACCCGCGCTCCACGGTCGGCACCGCCACCGACGTCAACGCCATGCTGCGCATCCTCTTCAGCAGACTGGGCAGGCCGCACATCGGCTCAGCCAAGGCCTTCTCCTTCAACGTCGCCTCGATCAGCGGGGCGGGCGCGGTCACCGTCCGGCGCGGCGGGCAGGAGGTCAAGGAGAAGCGCAGCTTCAGCATCACCGGCGGCATGTGCCCGCGCTGCGAGGGCCGCGGCGCGGTCACCGACATCGACCTCACGCAGCTCTACGACGACACCAAGTCGCTGAACGAGGGCGCGTTCACGATCCCCGGGTACACCGGGGGCGGCTGGAACTCGCGCCTCTACATCGAGTCCGGCTTCTTCGACCCGGACAAGCCGATCGCCAAGTACACGAAGAAGGAACTGCAGGACCTCCTGCACCGCGAACCCACCCGCATGAAGATCGCGGGCATCAACATGACGTACGAGGGCCTGATCCCGCGCGTCCAGAAGTCGATGCTGTCCAAGGACACCGAGTCCATGCAGCCGCACATCCGGGCCTTCGTGGAACGGGCGGTCACCTTCACCACCTGCCCCGACTGCGCGGGCACCCGCCTGAACGAGGGGGCCCGCTCCTCGAAGATCAAGCGGAAGAACATCGCCGACCTGTGCGCGATGGAGATCCGCGACCTGGCCGAATGGGTCCGCGCACTCGACGAGCCCTCGGTGGCGCCGCTGCTCGCGACGCTCCTGGGAACCCTCGACTCGTTCGTGGAGATCGGCCTCGGCTACCTCTCGCTCGACCGGGCGTCGGGCACGCTCTCGGGCGGCGAGGCCCAGCGCGTCAAGATGATCCGCCACCTCGGCTCCTCGCTCACCGACGTCACGTACGTCTTCGACGAGCCCACCACCGGCCTGCACCCGCACGACATCCAGCGGATGAACAACCTGCTCCTGCGGCTGCGGGACAAGGGCAACACGGTGCTCGTCGTGGAGCACAAGCCGGAGACGATCGCGATCGCCGACCACGTCGTCGACCTCGGCCCCGGCGCCGGCTCGGGCGGCGGCACCGTCTGCTTCGAGGGCACCGTCGAGGGGCTGCGCACCGGCGGCACCATCACGGGCCGGCACTTCGACGACCGGGCCTCGGTCAAGGAGAGCGTGCGCAAGCCCACCGGCACGCTGGAGATCCGCGGGGCCAAGGCCCACAACCTCCGCGACGTCGACGTGGACTTCCCGCTCGGGGTGCTCACCGTCGTCACCGGAGTCGCCGGCTCCGGCAAGAGCTCGCTCGTGCACGGCTCGATCCCGTCCAGCGAAGGGGTGGTCTCGGTCGACCAGGGCGCCATCAAGGGATCGCGGCGCAGCAACCCGGCCACGTACACCGGACTGCTGGACCCGATCCGCAAGGCGTTCGCCAAGGCCAACGAGGTGAAGCCGGCCCTGTTCAGCGCCAACTCCGAGGGCGCCTGCCCGACCTGCAACGGCGCCGGGGTCATCTACACCGACCTGGCGATGATGGCCGGGGTCGCCACCACCTGCGAGGAGTGCGAGGGCCGGCGCTTCGACGCCTCGGTCCTCGACTACCACTTCGGCGGCAAGGACATCAGCGAGGTCCTCGCGATGTCGGTGACCGAGGCCGAGGCGTTCTTCGGAGCGGGGGAGGGGCACCTCCCGGCAGCGCACCGCATCGTCGCCCGCCTCGCCGACGTGGGCCTCGGCTACCTCACCATCGGCCAGCCGCTCACGACCCTCTCCGGCGGCGAGCGCCAGCGGCTCAAGCTGGCGACGCACATGGCCGAGAAGGGCGGGGTGTACGTCCTCGACGAGCCGACGGCGGGCCTGCACCTCGCCGACGTCGAGCACCTGCTCGGCCTGCTCGACCGGCTCGTCGACTCCGGGAAGTCGGTGATCGTCGTCGAGCACCACCAGGCGGTCATGGCGCACGCCGACTGGATCATCGACCTGGGCCCCGGCGCCGGCCACGACGGCGGCCGGATCGTCTTCGAGGGCACCCCCGCCGAGCTCGTCGCCGCGCGGACCACCCTCACCGGCGAGCACCTCGCGGCGTACGTGGGCGGCTGA
- a CDS encoding aminopeptidase P family protein, whose amino-acid sequence MSDVYAARRGLLRDRCAAAGNAAALITRPANVRYLAGASPPSAVLLVGPDGEDMLFTVGPPTGEADEGRLDERLRLSVLAGPGSDAAVAAGDMAGSLRAESLAVEEHHLTVARHRALRSVAPGLRLVDLGTAVEQQRLVKDEEEIACLRIAAEIADQALGELLESILVGRTERHLALELERRLVDHGADGPAFPTCVGTGPNSGLSRHRPSDRRVEEGDFLSVCLGANYRGYRCEIGRTFVIGTSPADWQIELYDLVFAAQRAGREALLPGAAYREVDHAARSVLDSAGHGVTLAPSTGHGVGLEIDEDPQLAPTAMGKLDACVPVTVEPGVHLPGRGGVRIDDTLVVRPEADGGPELLTITTKELLAL is encoded by the coding sequence ATGTCAGACGTGTACGCGGCCCGCCGGGGCCTGCTTCGCGACCGCTGTGCCGCCGCGGGGAACGCCGCCGCACTGATCACGCGTCCGGCGAACGTCCGCTACCTCGCCGGGGCCTCCCCGCCGTCCGCCGTCCTGCTGGTCGGGCCGGACGGCGAGGACATGCTGTTCACCGTCGGCCCGCCCACCGGCGAGGCCGACGAGGGCCGCCTCGACGAGCGGCTGAGGCTCTCCGTACTCGCCGGCCCCGGCAGCGACGCCGCCGTCGCGGCCGGGGACATGGCCGGGTCGCTGCGGGCCGAATCGCTGGCCGTGGAGGAGCACCACCTCACCGTCGCCCGCCACCGCGCCCTGCGCTCCGTCGCCCCCGGGCTGCGGCTCGTGGACCTGGGCACCGCCGTGGAACAGCAGCGCCTCGTCAAGGACGAGGAGGAGATCGCCTGCCTGCGGATCGCTGCCGAGATCGCCGACCAGGCTCTCGGCGAGCTGCTGGAGTCGATCCTGGTCGGCCGGACCGAGCGCCACCTCGCCCTGGAGCTGGAGCGCCGCCTCGTCGACCACGGGGCCGACGGGCCGGCCTTCCCGACCTGCGTCGGCACCGGGCCGAACTCGGGCCTCTCCCGGCACCGGCCCTCCGACCGCCGGGTCGAGGAGGGGGACTTCCTCTCCGTGTGCCTGGGAGCCAACTACCGCGGCTACCGCTGTGAGATCGGCCGGACCTTCGTGATCGGCACCAGCCCGGCCGACTGGCAGATCGAGCTCTACGATCTGGTTTTCGCGGCCCAGCGGGCGGGCCGGGAAGCGCTCCTGCCGGGCGCCGCGTACCGCGAAGTCGACCACGCGGCGCGGTCCGTACTGGACTCCGCGGGGCACGGTGTGACCCTCGCTCCGTCGACCGGACACGGGGTCGGCCTCGAAATCGACGAGGACCCGCAGCTTGCACCTACGGCAATGGGTAAACTGGACGCTTGCGTGCCGGTCACCGTCGAACCGGGAGTTCACCTCCCGGGCCGTGGAGGTGTCCGGATCGATGACACGCTCGTCGTGCGCCCCGAGGCGGACGGCGGTCCCGAGCTACTCACCATTACGACCAAGGAGCTGCTCGCGCTCTAG
- the efp gene encoding elongation factor P has translation MASTNDLKNGMVLKLDGGQLWSVVEFQHVKPGKGPAFVRTKLKHVLSGKVVDKTFNAGTKVETATIDRRDMQFSYMDGEYFVFMDMQTYDQLMVDKKAVGDAANFLIEGFTASVAQHEGEVLYVELPAAVELVIEHTDPGVQGDRSTGGTKPARLETGHEIQVPLFVTTGEKIKVDTRTSDYLGRVNS, from the coding sequence GTGGCTTCCACGAACGACCTCAAGAACGGCATGGTGCTCAAGCTCGACGGTGGCCAGCTCTGGTCCGTCGTCGAGTTCCAGCACGTCAAGCCCGGCAAGGGCCCGGCCTTCGTGCGCACCAAGCTCAAGCACGTGCTCTCCGGCAAGGTCGTCGACAAGACGTTCAACGCCGGCACGAAGGTCGAGACGGCCACCATCGACCGCCGCGACATGCAGTTCTCGTACATGGACGGCGAGTACTTCGTCTTCATGGACATGCAGACCTACGACCAGCTGATGGTCGACAAGAAGGCCGTCGGCGACGCCGCCAACTTCCTCATCGAGGGCTTCACCGCTTCCGTCGCGCAGCACGAGGGCGAGGTGCTCTACGTCGAGCTCCCGGCCGCCGTCGAGCTCGTCATCGAGCACACCGACCCGGGCGTCCAGGGCGACCGCTCCACCGGTGGCACCAAGCCCGCGCGCCTGGAGACCGGCCACGAGATCCAGGTCCCGCTGTTCGTGACCACGGGCGAGAAGATCAAGGTCGACACCCGTACCTCCGACTACCTCGGCCGGGTGAACAGCTAA
- the nusB gene encoding transcription antitermination factor NusB has translation MAARSNARKRAFQILFEADQRGVPVREVLADWIRHARSDDRQPPVSAFTMDLVEGYADKVNRIDDLIVTYAVDWELDRMPVVDRNILRLGAYELIWVDDTPDAVAIDEAVQLAKEFSTDESPSFVNGLLARFKDLKPSLRRGE, from the coding sequence GTGGCTGCCCGCAGCAACGCGCGCAAGCGCGCCTTCCAGATCCTGTTCGAGGCCGACCAGCGCGGTGTGCCCGTGCGCGAGGTCCTCGCGGACTGGATCCGCCACGCGCGGTCGGACGACCGGCAGCCGCCCGTCAGCGCCTTCACGATGGATCTCGTCGAGGGGTACGCCGACAAGGTGAACCGCATCGACGACCTGATCGTCACCTACGCCGTGGACTGGGAGCTCGACCGCATGCCGGTCGTGGACCGGAACATCCTGCGGCTCGGTGCCTACGAGCTGATCTGGGTGGACGACACCCCGGACGCCGTGGCCATCGACGAGGCCGTCCAGCTGGCCAAGGAGTTCTCGACGGACGAGTCCCCCTCGTTCGTGAACGGGCTGCTGGCCCGCTTCAAGGACCTGAAGCCGAGCCTGCGCCGGGGCGAGTAG
- the bldD gene encoding transcriptional regulator BldD: MSSEYAKQLGAKLRAIRTQQGLSLHGVEEKSQGRWKAVVVGSYERGDRAVTVQRLAELADFYGVPVQELLPGTTPGGAAEPPPKLRLDLERLAGVPAEKAGPLQRYAATIQSQRGDYNGKVLSIRQDDLRTLAVIYDQSPSVLTEQLISWGVLDADARRAVAHEDI, encoded by the coding sequence ATGTCCAGCGAATACGCCAAACAGCTCGGGGCCAAGCTCCGCGCCATCCGCACCCAGCAGGGCCTCTCCCTCCATGGTGTCGAGGAGAAGTCCCAGGGCCGGTGGAAGGCCGTGGTGGTCGGGTCGTACGAGCGCGGGGACCGCGCCGTGACCGTCCAGCGCCTCGCCGAGCTGGCGGACTTCTACGGGGTTCCGGTGCAGGAGCTGCTGCCGGGCACCACCCCGGGCGGGGCCGCCGAGCCGCCGCCGAAGCTGCGCCTCGACCTGGAGCGCCTGGCGGGCGTGCCCGCCGAGAAGGCCGGCCCGCTGCAGCGGTACGCCGCCACGATCCAGAGCCAGCGCGGGGACTACAACGGCAAGGTGCTGTCGATCCGCCAGGACGACCTGCGCACCCTGGCCGTGATCTACGACCAGTCCCCCTCGGTCCTGACCGAGCAGCTCATCAGCTGGGGCGTGCTCGACGCGGATGCGCGTCGCGCCGTGGCGCACGAGGACATCTAG
- the pyrR gene encoding bifunctional pyr operon transcriptional regulator/uracil phosphoribosyltransferase PyrR, giving the protein MDAQAAQNVGAQGTEAMRPVLEAQDIARVLTRIAHEIVERAKGADDVVLLGIPTRGVYLARRLAAKLEEITGTKIPVGSLDITMYRDDLRIKPARAIGRTEIPGDDIDGRLVVLVDDVLFSGRTIRAALDALGDLGRPRAVQLAVLVDRGHRELPIRADYVGKNLPTSLRETVKVQLQEEDGRDAVLLGQRTDTAAGQ; this is encoded by the coding sequence ATGGACGCTCAGGCTGCTCAGAACGTCGGTGCCCAGGGCACCGAGGCGATGCGCCCCGTGCTCGAAGCACAGGACATCGCGCGGGTGCTGACCCGCATCGCCCACGAGATCGTCGAACGCGCCAAGGGCGCCGACGACGTGGTGCTCCTCGGCATTCCCACCCGCGGCGTGTACCTCGCCCGCCGGCTGGCCGCCAAGCTCGAAGAGATCACCGGCACGAAGATCCCGGTCGGATCCCTCGACATCACCATGTACCGCGACGACCTGCGGATTAAGCCCGCCCGCGCGATCGGCCGCACCGAGATCCCCGGCGACGACATCGACGGACGCCTCGTCGTCCTCGTCGACGACGTGCTCTTCTCCGGCCGCACCATCAGAGCCGCCCTCGACGCGCTCGGCGACCTCGGCCGCCCCCGCGCCGTGCAGCTCGCCGTCCTGGTCGACCGGGGCCACCGCGAGCTCCCGATCCGCGCCGACTACGTCGGCAAGAACCTCCCCACGTCGCTGCGGGAGACCGTCAAGGTCCAGCTCCAGGAGGAGGACGGCCGAGACGCCGTGCTGCTCGGCCAGCGGACCGACACGGCGGCCGGGCAGTAG
- a CDS encoding aspartate carbamoyltransferase catalytic subunit — MKRHLISAADLTRDDAVLILDTAEEMARVADRPIKKLPTLRGLTVVNLFFEDSTRTRISFEAAAKRLSADVINFSAKGSSVSKGESLKDTALTLEAMGADAVVIRHHASGAPYRLATSGWIDSAVVNAGDGTHEHPTQALLDAFTMRRRLVGRDAGLGKDLNGRRITIVGDVLHSRVARSNVQLLHTLGAEVTVVAPPTLVPIGVESWPCEVSYSLDDVLPKSDAVMMLRVQRERMNAAFFPTEREYSRRYGLDGDRMAKMPEHAIVMHPGPMNRGMEITAEVADSDRCTAVEQVANGVSTRMAVLYLLLGGSEPAVTTTSTPRIEESK; from the coding sequence ATGAAGCGCCACCTCATCTCGGCCGCCGATCTCACGCGCGACGACGCCGTCCTCATCCTCGACACCGCCGAGGAGATGGCACGCGTCGCGGACCGGCCGATCAAGAAGCTGCCCACCCTGCGCGGCCTCACCGTCGTCAACCTCTTCTTCGAGGACTCCACCCGCACCAGGATCTCCTTCGAAGCGGCCGCCAAGCGCCTGTCCGCCGACGTCATCAACTTCTCCGCCAAGGGCTCCTCGGTCTCCAAGGGCGAATCCCTCAAGGACACCGCGCTGACCCTGGAGGCGATGGGCGCCGACGCCGTCGTCATCCGCCACCACGCCTCCGGCGCCCCCTACCGGCTCGCGACCTCCGGCTGGATCGACTCCGCCGTCGTCAACGCCGGCGACGGCACCCACGAGCACCCCACCCAGGCCCTCCTGGACGCCTTCACCATGCGCCGCCGCCTGGTCGGCCGCGACGCCGGCCTCGGCAAGGACCTGAACGGCCGCCGCATCACGATCGTCGGCGACGTCCTGCACAGCCGCGTCGCCCGCTCCAACGTGCAGCTGCTGCACACCCTCGGCGCCGAGGTCACCGTCGTGGCCCCGCCCACCCTGGTCCCGATCGGCGTCGAGAGCTGGCCCTGCGAGGTCTCGTACAGCCTCGACGACGTGCTGCCGAAGTCCGACGCGGTCATGATGCTGCGTGTGCAGCGCGAACGCATGAACGCCGCCTTCTTCCCGACCGAGCGCGAGTACTCCCGCCGGTACGGGCTCGACGGCGACCGCATGGCCAAGATGCCCGAGCACGCCATCGTGATGCACCCCGGCCCGATGAACCGCGGCATGGAGATCACCGCCGAGGTCGCCGACTCCGACCGCTGCACGGCCGTCGAGCAGGTGGCCAACGGCGTGTCCACCCGGATGGCCGTCCTGTACCTGCTGCTCGGTGGCTCCGAGCCCGCCGTCACCACCACCAGCACGCCCCGCATCGAGGAGAGCAAGTAA
- a CDS encoding dihydroorotase, translating into MSKILIRGAKVLGGEAQDVLIDGETIAEVGADLSAEGATVIEAEGQVLLPGLVDLHTHLREPGREDSETVLTGTRAAASGGYTAVFAMANTFPVADTAGVVEQVWRLGKESGYCDVQPIGAVTVGLEGKQLSELGAMHDSAARVTVFSDDGKCVDDAVIMRRALEYVKAFGGVVAQHAQEPRLTEGAQMNEGVVSAELGLGGWPAVAEESIIARDVLLAEHVGSRVHICHLSTAGSVEIVRWAKSRGIDVTAEVTPHHLLLTDELVRSYNAVYKVNPPLRTERDVTALREALADGTIDIVATDHAPHPHEDKDCEWAAAAMGMVGLETALSVVQQTMVETGLLDWAGVAERMSFAPARIGGLENHGRPVSAGEPANLTLVDTSYRGVVDPAHFASRSRNTPYEGRELPGRVTHTFLRGRATVVDGKLA; encoded by the coding sequence ATGAGCAAGATCCTGATCCGTGGCGCGAAGGTACTCGGTGGCGAGGCGCAGGACGTCCTGATCGACGGCGAGACCATCGCCGAGGTCGGAGCGGACCTGTCCGCCGAGGGCGCGACCGTCATCGAGGCCGAGGGCCAGGTCCTCCTCCCCGGCCTCGTCGACCTCCACACCCACCTGCGCGAGCCCGGCCGCGAGGACTCCGAGACCGTCCTGACCGGCACCCGCGCCGCCGCCTCGGGCGGCTACACGGCCGTCTTCGCCATGGCGAACACCTTCCCCGTCGCCGACACCGCCGGCGTCGTCGAGCAGGTCTGGCGCCTGGGCAAGGAGTCCGGCTACTGCGACGTGCAGCCCATCGGCGCCGTCACCGTCGGCCTGGAGGGCAAGCAGCTCTCCGAGCTGGGCGCCATGCACGACTCCGCCGCCCGCGTCACCGTCTTCTCCGACGACGGCAAGTGCGTGGACGACGCGGTGATCATGCGCCGCGCCCTGGAGTACGTGAAGGCCTTCGGCGGCGTCGTCGCCCAGCACGCCCAGGAGCCCCGCCTGACCGAGGGCGCCCAGATGAACGAGGGCGTCGTCTCCGCCGAGCTCGGCCTGGGCGGCTGGCCGGCCGTCGCGGAGGAGTCGATCATCGCCCGCGACGTCCTCCTCGCCGAGCACGTCGGCTCCCGCGTGCACATCTGCCACCTCTCCACCGCCGGCTCCGTCGAGATCGTCCGCTGGGCCAAGTCCCGCGGCATCGACGTCACCGCCGAGGTCACCCCGCACCACCTCCTCCTCACCGACGAGCTGGTCCGCTCGTACAACGCGGTCTACAAGGTCAACCCGCCGCTGCGCACCGAGCGCGACGTGACGGCCCTGCGCGAGGCGCTCGCCGACGGCACGATCGACATCGTCGCCACCGACCACGCCCCGCACCCGCACGAGGACAAGGACTGCGAGTGGGCCGCGGCCGCCATGGGCATGGTCGGCCTGGAGACCGCGCTCTCCGTCGTCCAGCAGACGATGGTGGAGACCGGGCTGCTCGACTGGGCGGGCGTCGCCGAGCGCATGTCCTTCGCCCCGGCGCGGATCGGCGGCCTGGAGAACCACGGACGCCCCGTCTCGGCAGGTGAACCCGCGAACCTGACCTTGGTCGATACCTCGTACCGTGGTGTCGTGGACCCCGCACACTTCGCCTCCCGCAGCCGCAACACGCCTTACGAGGGCCGTGAGCTGCCGGGACGCGTCACTCACACCTTCCTGCGGGGCCGGGCAACGGTCGTGGACGGGAAACTGGCGTGA
- the carA gene encoding glutamine-hydrolyzing carbamoyl-phosphate synthase small subunit, which translates to MTTSTRGAAKAPAVLVLEDGRIFRGRAYGAVGETFGEAVFSTGMTGYQETLTDPSYHRQVVVMTAPHVGNTGVNDEDPESSRIWVAGYVVRDPARVPSNWRSQRSLDEELVKQGVVGISGIDTRALTRHLRERGAMRVGIFSGEAVMDDAVLLAKVQDAPQMKGANLSAEVATKEAYVVPAIGEKKFTVAAVDLGIKGMTPHRMAERGIEVHVLPATATVEDVYAVDPDGVFFSNGPGDPATADGPVAVMQGVLERKTPLFGICFGNQILGRALGFGTYKLKYGHRGINQPVQDRTTGKVEVTAHNHGFAVDAPLDKVSETPYGRAEVSHVCLNDQVVEGLQLLDQPAFSVQYHPEAAAGPHDAAYLFDRFVTLMEAERA; encoded by the coding sequence ATGACGACCTCCACCAGGGGAGCAGCCAAAGCTCCCGCCGTACTCGTCCTGGAGGACGGTCGGATCTTCCGCGGCCGCGCCTACGGCGCTGTGGGGGAGACCTTCGGCGAGGCCGTGTTCTCCACCGGCATGACCGGCTACCAGGAGACCCTCACCGACCCGTCGTACCACCGGCAGGTCGTCGTGATGACCGCCCCGCACGTGGGCAACACCGGCGTCAACGACGAGGACCCCGAGTCCTCCCGCATCTGGGTCGCCGGCTACGTCGTACGCGACCCCGCCCGCGTCCCGTCCAACTGGCGCTCGCAGCGCTCGCTGGACGAGGAGCTGGTCAAGCAGGGCGTCGTCGGGATCTCGGGCATCGACACCCGCGCGCTCACCCGCCACCTGCGCGAGCGGGGCGCGATGCGCGTCGGCATCTTCTCCGGCGAGGCCGTCATGGACGACGCCGTGCTGCTGGCGAAGGTCCAGGACGCCCCGCAGATGAAGGGCGCGAACCTCTCCGCCGAGGTCGCCACCAAGGAGGCGTACGTCGTCCCCGCGATCGGCGAGAAGAAGTTCACCGTCGCCGCCGTCGACCTCGGCATCAAGGGCATGACCCCGCACCGGATGGCCGAGCGCGGCATCGAGGTCCACGTCCTGCCCGCCACCGCGACCGTCGAGGACGTGTACGCGGTCGACCCGGACGGCGTGTTCTTCTCCAACGGCCCGGGCGACCCGGCCACCGCCGACGGCCCCGTCGCGGTCATGCAGGGCGTCCTGGAGCGCAAGACGCCGCTGTTCGGCATCTGCTTCGGCAACCAGATCCTGGGCCGCGCGCTCGGTTTCGGGACGTACAAGCTGAAGTACGGCCACCGCGGCATCAACCAGCCGGTGCAGGACCGCACCACCGGCAAGGTCGAGGTCACCGCGCACAACCACGGCTTCGCCGTCGACGCGCCCCTCGACAAGGTGTCCGAGACGCCCTACGGCCGCGCCGAGGTCTCGCACGTCTGCCTGAACGACCAGGTCGTGGAAGGCCTCCAGCTGCTCGACCAGCCGGCCTTCTCCGTCCAGTACCACCCCGAAGCGGCAGCCGGCCCGCACGACGCCGCCTACCTCTTCGACCGCTTCGTAACCCTGATGGAGGCCGAGCGTGCCTAA